AGCAGCGGACAGTGCGACGGCACACTCACCGCCAGGCGCTTGGCCAGACCCGCACCCCGGCTTCGCGCCAGCTCCTCTACCGCTTTCATCGCGCCGTCGCTGCCGGCAATCACCACCTGGTTATCGGCGTTGATGTTCGCCAGATAAACCGGTGCATCTTCGCTGTGAACCTGCGCCAGCAAACCTTCCACCGTCGCCAGCTCAAGCCCGGTGATCGCGGTCATGCCAAAGCCCTGTGGATAAGCCTGTTGCATCAGTTCACCGCGCAGGCTGACCAGATGCAGTGCATCGCCAAAACCCAGGGCGCCAGCCACCACCGCCGCCGGATAGGCACCGATGGACAACCCGGCGACGTAGTCCGAAGGCATCGCCAACTGTCGTGCAGCCGCCACACCGGCGATCAATAGACAAAGCTGCACCGCCCGGGTCGATTGCAATGCCTGGGCAGAATCGAGCCGCGAGACATCCTCACCGAGCACATCGCTGGCCTCGCTGAGGATTTCTCGGGATACGCGCTGGAGCATGCCCGGCTGCTGCGCGCCCTGGCCAGGGAACACCAACAAGCTGCTCACGCTGCCTGCTCCTGCGGGTTCCATGGATCGATGACCAGACAGGCTTCGCGAGCGTTTTTCAGCAATACACGATTCGAAGATCCAGCCCACTCGCGCAAGGCCACGGCGCCGAACGGAGTCTGCACTTGCATGTCCACCACGCACACCGCCCTATCGAGCAGAGTCACCAACACCTGTGCCTGAGCACAGCTGATGGGCTGCGGCGCACGCAGGATCAGATCCAGATCGCTGCCTTCGTGGAGTGCTTGAAAACCACTGGCCAATTCGAATCCGGCACTGCCGCTGACGCCCCATGCCCAACCGCAATCGTCGAGCATCGGACGCAATTGCTTAAGCGCCCGAACGGCGGGCAAATCCCGGTCAATGTCGACATGGCAAAGCTGCTCCGGCTGCACTCGGCGCGTCACCGAATCGATAGCCATCGACGCTGCAAAACGCTGCTCACGCAAACGCCCACGCACGCCGACCGCCACCTGCCCCGCCACCGATACCGCGCGACGCACCACCACCGGTTGCCCGGCGCGGACCGACTCGATCACCCACGCAGGCGCATCCGCTGGCAACTGCTCCGGGGTCATGCCCCAGAGCAGGTCGTGGGCCATGAGCTTGCTCACCACTGCTCTCTCAACAGTTGGCGAACCTGGCTCGACGCCGCGCGGTTGCTGGCGCCCAAGCGACTGCTCAGGTCTCGCCCGTTGCCAGCGACATCGCCTATTGCCTGAGTCAGGCACTCGGTCACGCGGCTCACATCGGCGGCGGTTGGCGTTTCGATCTGCTCCACCGACAGGGTTTCCCAGAGCAACCCGAGGCTGGCATAGCTGTCGATGTCATAGGCCATCGGCGGCACGCTGGCGGCCAGGGTTTCCAGCTCTTCGACGCTGCGCAGGGTCACCCGCGCTGCCGACGCCTTGCCCATGGCATGCACCATCACCCCCGGATCACGCAGGGCGATCAGTCGATTGGCCTGATAGCCATGGGCGAGAAACGCCCCGGACATGGCCTTGCCCACCAGCAGGCCGATCACGGCGTGCCCGGCCAGACGGGCGCGGGCATAGCTGTCCGCCGCTGCCGCCAGCGCCTGATGAATGCCGAGCGCTTCCTCGCGACGGCCATAGGCCTGGCTCGGTACGTCGACTATGGCAATCAGTGCGCGCTTTTGCGATTTACCTTGATCGGCCGCGATCACTTCATCCACCGCCTTGGCCAGGCCCCAGCCTTCCAGCAGGCCGACCTCGCCGTTACGAGCGCGGGCGAAGCGGTTATCCGGATCGGCCACCACCGCGATAAAACGCACGGCCTGATCGCCCAACAATCCATCGGCCACTTTCAACGAAGCCGGCAAACCAGCAACCGGTTTGGCATCGGCAGCCAGCGCGTTGAACCAGTGCAGGCCCCGCAGGGAATACGAACTCATGAGCGCGC
This genomic interval from Pseudomonas putida contains the following:
- the mdcH gene encoding malonate decarboxylase subunit epsilon, with the translated sequence MSSLLVFPGQGAQQPGMLQRVSREILSEASDVLGEDVSRLDSAQALQSTRAVQLCLLIAGVAAARQLAMPSDYVAGLSIGAYPAAVVAGALGFGDALHLVSLRGELMQQAYPQGFGMTAITGLELATVEGLLAQVHSEDAPVYLANINADNQVVIAGSDGAMKAVEELARSRGAGLAKRLAVSVPSHCPLLETPAKTLAEAFASIKLHTPKIAYLSGSRARPIINPEALRDDLAFNMCRVVDWRGTVQSAYERGVRLQIELPPGAVLTGLARRVFEQGTVMAFDGARLDTLQALLREEGSRHS
- a CDS encoding malonate decarboxylase holo-ACP synthase; the protein is MAHDLLWGMTPEQLPADAPAWVIESVRAGQPVVVRRAVSVAGQVAVGVRGRLREQRFAASMAIDSVTRRVQPEQLCHVDIDRDLPAVRALKQLRPMLDDCGWAWGVSGSAGFELASGFQALHEGSDLDLILRAPQPISCAQAQVLVTLLDRAVCVVDMQVQTPFGAVALREWAGSSNRVLLKNAREACLVIDPWNPQEQAA
- the mdcE gene encoding biotin-independent malonate decarboxylase subunit gamma gives rise to the protein MSSYSLRGLHWFNALAADAKPVAGLPASLKVADGLLGDQAVRFIAVVADPDNRFARARNGEVGLLEGWGLAKAVDEVIAADQGKSQKRALIAIVDVPSQAYGRREEALGIHQALAAAADSYARARLAGHAVIGLLVGKAMSGAFLAHGYQANRLIALRDPGVMVHAMGKASAARVTLRSVEELETLAASVPPMAYDIDSYASLGLLWETLSVEQIETPTAADVSRVTECLTQAIGDVAGNGRDLSSRLGASNRAASSQVRQLLREQW